Genomic window (Canis lupus dingo isolate Sandy chromosome 6, ASM325472v2, whole genome shotgun sequence):
ATACACAGAAAGCCTGTGTGACAGTCTGATGGCCATTCTAGTCTCAAACGGAATCCTTTTAGAGGTTTAACTCTGACAAACTTTCCAGTAACTCTTCAATAATATAGAATCGTCCATAGCATTTGGGCTTTTCCTGTTATTTATGTGCAACTGTCTATGCCTATGacatatcttcttccattttcctaAATTTGCCTTAGAGGATGGGCCTGGCCCCACCAAGCTGGGTGTCGCAGCTCAGTCTCGGGCTGTAACTCGCTCCAGGAGCCACTGTCAAGCGAGACTGCTGACCCGGCAGCCTTCTGACGATGCCATACTGCATCCTCTGGGGACCCCGGGACCTTGACAGCCATGGTGGACGGGGCCTTCCAAGTCCTTGTGAGGAGGGTGGCTGGCCGGGAGGTGTTGCTGCTGTGTTGGCCGAGTTCTGGGACGTCGGTCCCTGCTGCCATGatgccacaggcagagggagagaggacccgGTTGTAGCCTCTAACAAAGCAGCACCTTGTTCACGAGGTGTAGACACAGGAAGTCCgcttcccctgccccacccccacccctactcaaGCATCCGTGCTCAGATGTCAGTGAGGCTGGAAGAGTCCCTCAGGGCCTGGGCAGTGCCAGTCACAACACTTGGGTTTCCAGCTGTCGGACTTCCTTGACCACGAGATCAATGTTAATGATTGGGTTGAAGTACAGAGCCCAGTAAAATAAGCAGTTGCAAACAAACTGAGGAATGAGAGGCCAGAACATGGCCACGAAGAGCCCCTGTGTCGATACTTTCCAAAAATGGCTCCACATCCTCTGAGGCACGGTCCTGTGGAAAGAAGAGAAGCATCTGAGGTGGAATCGTGATGGTGTTCTAATGATGACGCCAAGCGCTTGGGCCCTGAGCCCTCTCCCAGTGCAGTCTGGCTGTCTGTGCTGCACAGACCCCTCCGGCCCTGCTGCCCGAGGCATACCTTGGCCTGCCCGCCCATCTTTAACTCCCAGGATGCAGCCTGCAGGGTTGTGCTTGGTGCCGCACCACACAAGGACCCCCCAGCATAGCCCCACCTGCTTTGTCACTGGGTTACACTTGTGTGTATTTACTATCCATATTTTCTCTGAGAGGCTGTAGGCCTTCAGAGTCCAGACTGTCTGTCTTCTTTACCAAAACATCTACAGCACCCAGCAGAGggctggagcagaggaggggctccATTAACTGTGCAggaataagtcaataggagattCTTGTCAGGGTTTGGGAACTATTTATAGGGCTGTTACTGACTGACGAGGCCAAGAACTCTGAGTCATAGGATGTTTAAGGCTATGAGGATGCTGGTGTGTTACTTCTGCCTGTCTAGTAGCCACTCCCTTTCTTCTGGAAACACCTTCTGAATTTTCCTTCCGGATATACCCTTCTCCTATTCTTTTCCATGTAGTCTCGGTGGAGCTGAAGCCAGTCCCTGGTTAGGGGGTGAAGGCATATGCCTTGAGCCTGGTCAAGGGAAGCCTGGCATACCCTGCCCCATGTTTTAGGTCCAGGTGGGCATGGGAGCCAGGCTGGGCCAATCAGAGCAAAGGAGTGTGAGCCTGAAGACTGTAAGTGCTATGGGGAAAGAAGTGCTCTCTCTCCACCAGGCTTGCTAAGCTGCTGAGATCTGGAGTGACCATGTGCCCCGTGTGAAGAGAGCTGCCCGAGGCTGAACAACACAGCAAAGAGCAGAGCTATGGAAGAGACAGGGTCAGTTTTGATGAGGGTCTCTGGGACCAGCTGTGCGGGAAGCTGTGGAGGGCATTTCTCTTGTCCAGAAAGCCGATTCAGGTTGGTTTTTCTACCATTTGCAGCCAAGAGTCCTGACTCTGGGACTGGTTAGCCCAATGCTCTCATTTTATGCATTAATCCAGAGAAGTTATTACTAGCCCGATGGGTGGCAGAGCAGGATTAGAACTCATGCCTACAGGATTCCTTGCCAGATCTCTCTATGCTCTACCACAGtggccctttcttttcttttcttcttcttcttcttcttttttttttaagattttaatttatttatttattcataagagacaaatagaaagaggcagagggagaagcaggctcctgtggggagtccgatgtgggacttgatcccaggactctgggaccacaacccgagtcaaaggcagatgctcaaccactgagccacccaggcgtccccacagcATCCCTTTCCTTAAAGtagcctctttttctctcttatgtattccttttttttttttttttttaaagatttttatttatttatgatagagagagagagaaagagaggcagagacataggcagagagagaagtaggctccatgccgggagcccgacacgggactcgatcccgggactccaggatcgcgccctgggccaaacacaggcgctaaaccgctgagccacccagggatcccctctcttatGTATTCCTTAATAAAATCCTTcatgcacacccccaccccaaggaagTAATGGTATGTTTTACCCGAGGATAAGAGAGGTGGAGAAACTCATGAACAGTAAGCACCAAGAAAACTTCCCTGTCTCCAAACACCAGGAAATTTGCCTATTTGCTGCTTAAGCAGTGTTTCTAAACCAGAGCCCAAGGAGTGTCTTCAAGTTTCTGTAATACTTCGAGGAGGACTCTTCTACCACTTGGTATGTCTTTCTCAGTGCCTGTTGTTCCAGCCACCTCCAATGTACAAAGACACTTACTTCAGTTCGCTTCGTGACCAGATCCTCCAAAAGGAGAATAATTCCAGAACCGAGAGTAACATGGCATTGACAATGAGGAACCGTGACGTCCAGTAATGGACCTCCAGCCAGTCCCAAGCAAATTCAGCAATCAGCTGGTACGGAAGGAAGGAGTACTTGACAAGGAATTCTCTCCACTGCTTCCATGTGGGCTCTCTGAGATCCTttacaataacataaaaataagcacAAGTGGACACACAAAATTGTGAGGATGGACTTTTATGGAAAATATTGTGGTCACCACGGTGAACTTCACATTTATGAAAACACACATTATCCAACAACCTAACTGAATGAGCTGAAATTTCCATCCATCAGCTCATCTTGTAATAAATAATCTTACACCAGATAAACGTTACCAAAGAAGTTGAATAGAGATGCTTATTATGTAACTGGAAGCTCAGAAGTAAAAATCAAAGCATGAGTTATAAATGATAAGGCTTGGCAATGAACTGAAATTAAACCATTTTTTGAACTTCTTCCtcaatgcctgggtagctcaaacAATTTCCTAAATTTGACATTTTAGCTGCAGTAGAATGCTAACAGATCATGGGAAAATTAAACATATACCTCGAGAAagtaattttggggaaaataaaaaaccttaacgACAGATATTATCAGATAATTAACCAGAGCATTTAAACAACACATGGAGGCATCCAGAAGGCTAATGGAAGCTCAGCAGGACCGTGTACAATGGAGTAGGTATGAAGTATTCCAAGAGGAAAGTGAGCCTGCTGAGTGGGCAGGGGTCGCTGGGGCTTGTTATAATGGAGACGTAGGGAGGTCTGTGTTCCTAGTCCAACGAGGGCAGGTAATAGCACGAAACTGGGTAATTAGACAAACACTGTCCATAGTGGCTAATCAGCAGGCTTTAAGTACATCCAAGGCTCAAGTCGGTCAGGCAGACACTTGactcaagtattttaaaaagggtTGTTGGAGATTTAGGAATTCTGCTTTAATATTTATGGGTGTGGATCATATATGACGATTCTTATAACcatgtgacttttgatttaaACAGATCAGAGGGATGGCTCCAAGAGCAGCAGTGTAAAGGACATTACTCTAAAATGACCAACCTGACAAAGAGAAGTCATGGAGTAAGTGGGATCCACCAACAATTCTGAAGGACTCCATGGGTCAAACTGAAGACACAAAAGCCAAGGTAGGTAACAACCCTTCCCATTGGCCTGTGGTCAGCTGATGCAACAACTCTCATCAGCAAAGACAGCTTCCTTTTCAGAGGCCACCAGAATGGATGCTAACCCTGCCCTGCGTTGGGACAAATAATCATCCTTTGGGGATCCTCTTAACAGACAGATGACTAAGCTGTGAAGGTCCATAAATCTAACTCTTGGGCCATCTGGACCTACACTATCTTCCTTTAAGCAAAAGCAATGCTGTTCTCCCTTCCCTTAAATATTCCAAGTCCAGAAGGTAGTTCCTCTTGCTATGCAATGCAGACAATAAAACTGGCTTCTGGGAGTTGGGAGGAGTTGCCTTAGATGTTCCCTTGTAGGGTTTCTCCTTGCAAGGAACAaatgaaggccatatatgaagCCACCATGCTGGCTCTTTCCTAACAGCTACAGCCATGTCTCCAATTCTATAACACACTGAGGAGTGAAAGAACGATTCCATTCAAGGCACTCTGCAGACCTACCAGAAGCTTAGTGAGGATGTCCTCCCCAGGACTGTCTTCTTGCAGAGGGCAGATGGTGTGGATGAATGGTAGGAAAGTGTCTGTGTAGTCAAACAGGTAGAGGTACAGCAGCCCGAGTCTTGGGGAGCTTTTGAGGGCATAGAGCAGGAACAGGGACCTGCCTGGGTTCACGGCCTGCAGAGGACAAAGTGGGTAAAGGGGTGTGTTACAACCATGGCAGCCAGCTCCCCACCcatgctccttccacagtctcACATCCTTTGCCATCAGCCCTTTTTGTGTGATTTGCACAAacgatgaatgaatggatgaatgaaccaATGAATGGCAAGAAAAGGCCCAAATAATCCATCTGTTGGGCTATATTTAATAAGATCCAATCTTTCTCCGTGGCTTTGGCAAGgattggggggtggggctgagaaGCATACTCCTAGGTATGCTAGTAAAACTCAACCTTTTTGGAAAACAATTCTGTAAATCGTATCAGagagtcttaaaaatgtttaatttaggggtgcctgggtggctcagttggttaagcatctgacttggtttcagctcaggtcatgatctcagggtcatgagatcaatacctgtgttaggctccatgaagcctaggcatggagcctgcttaagattccctctctccctcttcctctatccccccacccccgctacTGTGCATTTAATTTAACCAATGTATTAATGGtcaccatttaaaataaaagtaatcagaAATACAGAGGCTTTATGCACAAAATGTTTAGTGCTGCATTGTGTATAAGAGAGAAAGTGGAATCTGCGACCTAAACAATGAAGTTACAGAAGATGTTTTAGCACAGAATTCATACAGCCACTGAAAAACGAATGTGGGAAGTTTTGGGTAATGCTCATGTTATAGTGTTAGGTGAAAAAAGAGTCAAAGATGTGTAGCAATCTGATCTTCCTGCTGCCGGCCCCATTTAAGCCAGACCGCCTTCACATCCATTCCCAGAGAAGCACCTGGCTCACAACAGatgtatttgtagaatgaatatataaacaaaaggaCCACTTAAACTACACACAAGTTGTCTGGGAGAAAAGAGAGTAAGATATAATGTTAACCATATTTGACTCTCAGGTGGGACTAtgggttatttattttcatttttgtcacttttgtaaattttcctataaaatgtgcatttatatttttcctgattACAAAGTAACTCAAAGTGACTCAGTTTACTTGATGCTAGTAAGCAtcaaataaaatggacaaaaggtatgaatgggaaaaaaaaaggtatgaatggctacttcaccaaagaagatataataagGATGCAaagaagcacataaaaagatgttatCATTAGTccttagagaaatgcaaattggaCCAGTACGTTAGCACCATGCACTGATCTGAATGGGAAGAAGTTGGGAGCAGGGCTCAACAGAAGGGCAGGAGGTGGCTTTGGGGAGTGGTAGGTTTACTACCTTGATCacagtgatggtttcacaggtgtttACAATATGTAAAAACTTGTCAAACTGAtgaataaaggagatgtggtatatatatgaaatggaatatatattcagccataaaaaaggatgttgccatttgcaacaacaaggatggagctagagagtataacagtaagtgaaataagttagagaaagacaaataccatacaatctcGTTCATAAGTGGattctaagaaacaaaaaaaacaaagaaaaaaagagccaaaaaaccagactcttaccTCTAGAGAATGCACTGGTGGTTACCCGAGGGGAAGGGATAGGGGAATGGGTCAAACAGGTGTCAGGGATTAAAGAGCacacttattttgatgagcactgaataatgtatggaattactgaatcattatTGAATCACTAagataacactgtacattaattatactggaacCTTAAAAAACTTATCAACtggtacactttaaatatgtatatgtcaATTACAGctcaaaaaactataaaaacacatTCAAGTTATTTGATGCTATTAATGGCTTACTATTAAGTTTTAAGAGTCCTTCTCTTTAAAGACTCACATTGAAGTATTTAGGGGTAAAATAATATGAAGTTTGCACATGCTTTACTATAAGCCCGTACATTGGGCgtgtgtgggggtgtgggtaGAGTATTATATAATAAGAATGGCCATAGTTAATACTCATTGAAGTTGGGTGTGTGTACACTCTTCCCTCCATTTTTTATGTACCTAAAATTTCCTGTAGTGAAGATTTAAAAAGGTCCATCTTAGGTCTGGGATAGGTACAAGAATACCTTGAACATCTTATTgtgtaagaaaataaagtatctgGACAgcaacaggcaaaagaatgaaagtggaccactttcttacaccatacaaaaaaataaattcgaAATGGATTCCAGAcctaatgtgagacctgaaaccgtaacaatcctagaagagagcacacaagcagtaATATTTTTGGTATCAgctttagcaatttttttctagattaggtctcctgaggcaaaggaagcaaaataaaaaataaactattgggactacatcaaaacaaaaagcttctgtacagcaaaggaaacaatcaacaaaactaaaagaaaacctaggagaagatatttgcaaataacatatctgataaagggttagtatccaaaatatataatgaactgatacaactcaacaccccaaaaatgaataatccaattaaaaatcggcagaagtcttttttttttttaaagatttacttatttatttatgatagagagagagagagagagaggcagagacacaggaggagggagaagcaggctccatgccgggagcccgacgtgggacttgatccagggactccaggatcgcaccctgggccaaaggcaggtgctaaaccgctgagccacccagggatccccggcagaagtcttgaatagacatttttccaaagacatatacagatggccaacagacacatgaaaagatgctcaacatcactcatcatcagggaaaggcaaatcaaaactacagtaagATATCACCTAACCACtgtaaaaatggctaaaatgaacacaagaaacgacaggtgttggcaaggatgtggaggaaaaggagccctcttccactgttggtgggaatgcaaactggtacagccactatggaaaagaatatggaggttcatcaaaaagttaaaaatggagctaccctatgatccaggaattgcaATACTAgatacttacccaaagaatacaaaaatactaatttgaagggatacatgcaccctgaggTTTATagagcattatctacaatagccaaattatggaagtatccattgattgataaatggataaagaagatgtggtatatgtgaacaatggaatattactgagccataaaatgaatgaaatcttgccaatttgcaaggacatggatggaactagagggtattaatAAGCTAAATGAACTAAGAGAAAGAtaaccgtatgatttcactcatgtggaagtgaagaaacaaaacaactgaggggtgcctgagtggctcagttgattgagcatctgattcttgattttggctcaggtcatggcctcaagatggtgggatcaagccctcatatcatcaggctctacactcagcagggagtctgctttcgattctctctttccctctccccctacctcatgtgcacactctctctcaaaaagaagaagaagaagaagaagaaagaagaaagaagaagaagaaatgagagaattaTAACATCACCATTTTGCAAGTAAACAATCAATGATCATGGTGGCTGCTACCACCAGAAAGAGACAATTAGACATTATGAGCCTCTTGATTCTTGATGGAAGAAAACACCATCACATATGATGGAGTCTTGCTGAATACCTAAACCAATGCAAGCTTCTAGATTTAACTACTGGATTACGGGATATACAGGGGACAGAAGAGCCTGTCAGGTGACACCACAGAGAGGCAGTCAGCTAAATTTAGGATGTGGGACAactgggacacatgggtggctcagtggttggggctgcctttggctcaggtcatgatcctgggatctgggatcgagtcccacatcgggctccctatcgGAGAAAGagaaggcctgcttctccctctgcctgtgtctctgcctgtctgtctctcatgaataaataaatctttgaaaaaaaattaaggatgtgGTAAAATTGCAGGCAAAACTATCTGGTTTTGTCAATGAATAAATGCAAggtgacagagggagggggaatcCATACACTACGAGAGACTTAAGAGACATAATAACCAAATGCAGAATTTGTTTAGAACAAAtgacctggaagaaaaaaagatgtagtaCTACATTTGATTATTGACAAGTTATCTGATATCAGAgaattgagttttgttttaaaattttcttaaaagattttatttatttgagagagagtgagagagagagagagagagagagactacaagcaggggtgggggcagagggagagggaaaaagcaggctccctaataAGCAGGGAGctcagacatggggcttgatcccaggactctgggatcataatctgatctgaaggcagacccttcatcgaccgagccccccaggcacccctagttttgtttttttagagatgCACAATATTTAACCTATGAAAAATAAGGTATCTTAGATTTTCAAAATAGTCAGGGTGGGGGTAGGTGGGGTGGTATCACTGCAATAAACATGTTGTAGCTGGTAAGGGTACACGGCAGTTTTGTACTATTATCTTGCTTTTGTGTAagtttgaagttttcttttttttttcttttttttttttttagtttgaagttTTCTATAGTAAATATCTTTGCATCCTAACTTAGGTGAGAAATAAACACAGGAGTAGTTCTTCATTCCAAATGTTTcccaagggggatccctgggtggctcagtggtttagcgcctgcctttgggccagggcgtggtcctggagtcccatcccttgtcaggctcctggcatggagcctgcttctcccaatgcctgtgtctctgactctctctctctctccatcatgaatatataaataaaaaaatctttaaaaaaaaaaaagtgtttccatatatatatatatatatatatatatatatatatatatatatttttttttttttttaatctcctcttAAGGAgccttttaaaacctttttttccggggatccctgggtggcggcgcagcggtttggcgcctgcctttggcccagggcgcgatcctggagacccaggatcgaatcccacgtcgggctcccggtgcatggagcctgcttctccctctgcctgtgtctctgcctctctctctctctcactgtgtgcctatcataaataaataaaataaaataaaaaattaaaaaaaaataaataaataaataaaaactttttttcctctataacCCTGCCCCCTCCATGAAATGCTAAATACCACAGATAGACTATAAATCTGTTTATGTACTGTGGTCTTTGGAAGGGAACAAAtcatattttaagacttttattttctaCCCCTCACCAACCAATCGCCATAGGGGCGATACTGTTCTTGTTGGACATGCAAGATCTAAAGGAGCACTGGCCCTAGAAATCAAGTCTGAGTGTGGCCAGCCACATCATGGTCAGTACCAGAGAAAGGGAGATGACCAGGTGACTTATCTGTGGGTCCAGTGTCAGTGTGAGTGCTGAACCAGTAGAGTGGTTGGCTACTTCCTATCggagaaagaaaaaccaaccaCCCGGTAAGGTGGTTACGACAGCACTTCAGCAGGGAACGGTTTCTTTCATGTCTAATGAGAACAGGAACTGTACCTGGACACTAAGGCTGGTAGGATCTTATCACACACCTTTTGACCTTCTGGTTAATTGGCTAATTGTCACATGGCCAACCTCAGGGTGGGGCTGGCAGCTCAGATGTGAAGGAGCCACCTGATAAAATTTGCCTGCTTTTACCCTGGGTCCAGAATTAAGTTCCCATTTGCTCTGGTTCATATTAAGATTGCTTTTACGGATTTTGAATAGAGGGCCAACAATAatggaaacaacaacaaaccttcTACCTGACGACCTCCATGCCTATTCTTCAAAAATTCTGAAACTAgagttattttagttttaaaatacatctacATAGTTAACACAATGTTTTCCGAATGGCCCCCAAGTGTATTGATAAATCTCCCTTCTGTCCAAGTCTCAATCCCCAGATGAAAACATTAACAACAGTCTGTGTATCCTTCTACATATATTCCACACATATGGCAAACATACAGATACATACAAATGTGTGTATTTTCCAATGCGCTTTTATTTTCAGTGAACAGTACAACTGCCTTCCTTACTGGCACACCCAGAGTCACAGAGTCACCACCTTCTACCTTCGTCTGTACACATCTGGGTGGCACCCTATTTATTTAACCTGTTCAAATGATGGGCACTTAGCTGGTTTTCCATGTGCTGCTATTACCAACGATACTGTGGTGAATGTCTCATTTAATGACATGGGGGCTCAAAGTTTAGTTTGTACTGTGACTTTATGAAGTCACTTACCGAGGAGGAGACAGGCACACGAGGCCTGGGTGCCTGCTGGTGTTCCACAGCGAGTGTGCCCTAGAGAAGCCCAGCAAGGAGTGCAGCCAGCCCTGCCCTTGAACCCCAGACCATGCTGCCTGTGCTCCAAGTGCAAAGAAGTGAAAGTGTAGATCATGGGGTAGGCACGACTTAAATGTTAATAGTTATTGATAAACTGTATTGATAAACTGTTCTCTGAGCAGACTGCACTATATTTAGGATCCACAGAACATATGAGTTCTCTTTCCTCTTATGATGCTCTTATTCTGGACAAGATCATAGAGGGGAAAACAATGCACTTGCTTATTTTAGTTTGCACTCCTCTAATTAtggttgagcatttttttcccatgagcttattgatcatttgtaattatttttctccatgctGTCTTTTTAGGATATGTAAGTCggtatatattctagatattttatattttattataaatttataaaatttatattgtattataaatattttatattttattataaaataatatattcattttacagtACAGTATATGCTAAATCCTATCTGTGGTGCAGTCACAGTGAAGAATAATTTATCAATACTTCATAAAGCTGAAGATGTGTATTGCCTGTGACCTAGTAATCTTGTTCCTCAGTATATACTAGAAAGCATAAGAACTTCCAAAGAATTTCCACAGCAGCACTGTTTCCAGtagcaaaaaatggaaagaatctcAGTGTTCACTGAAAGGACAATGCATCAACTATCATAtgctcaaaaagagaaaatgagtgaactGGAGCCAGAGGGGTAAAGGCTACTTGCGGAAGGACATGCTCTCAGTTCATGCTTCCTCTGTTAAGGTTGAGGATTTGTAAAAGAATGCTcctagtgtgtgtgtatgcacacgcATAATATGAGTAGGGAAACATGGCCGGTGGGGCCCCCCAGCTCTGCTGTAGGAGCATGGTACCTCTGGAAAgagtggggagctgggggctTCGGTTGTGTCTGTGATGTTTTCCCAAGGAGTGGATATGTAAATGACGGAGAGGctgttctctatatttttctcaattaaaaaaacaaagagggcagcctgggtggctcagcagttctgcaccgccttcagcccagggccggatcctggagacctgggatcaagtcccacaccgggctccctgcatggagcctgcttctccctctgcctgtgtctctgcctctctctctccctctctgtgtgtctgtcatgaataaataaataaaatcctaaaaataaataaataaaaataataaaaaaaaaagagttcaccTTATATTCCCAGAGATTTTGGGGGGGCTTCACACCTAGTGCTTTGACACGCTCCAGTTCCAGAAGGATGGCTCTTCTGTGGCTGCTGTTTTCTATGGTATATGGCGCCCTTGAAAATTCTTCCTCTGTCAGAGTTAAAAGCAACCTGTGGGGGAGGGGTAGCAGTAGGAAGagatttcttttgagattttatacTGGAGGCAAACTTCACACTGAGGATTGCATCCTATCAGCATAAGTACTTCAGGCTTGAGTAAGGTACGACACTCAGTATATGAACTAACAGTAATAACAGCAAAC
Coding sequences:
- the BFAR gene encoding bifunctional apoptosis regulator isoform X1 — its product is MEESPQNDLNAVTHDNDDPLKSTSPQISVSEFSCHCCYDILVNPTTLNCGHSFCRHCLALWWASSKKTECPECREKWEGFPKVNILLRDAIEKLFPDAIRMRFEDIQQNNDIVQSLAAFQKYGNDQVPLAPNTGRVNPQRGGGFFSGVLTALTGVAVVLLVYHWSSRESEHDLLVHKAVAKWTAEEVVLWLEQLGPWASLYRDRFLAERVNGRLLLTLTEEEFSRAPYTIENSSHRRAILLELERVKALGVKPPQNLWEYKAVNPGRSLFLLYALKSSPRLGLLYLYLFDYTDTFLPFIHTICPLQEDSPGEDILTKLLDLREPTWKQWREFLVKYSFLPYQLIAEFAWDWLEVHYWTSRFLIVNAMLLSVLELFSFWRIWSRSELKTVPQRMWSHFWKVSTQGLFVAMFWPLIPQFVCNCLFYWALYFNPIINIDLVVKEVRQLETQVL